The following is a genomic window from Rhodothermales bacterium.
CAAAGCTTGTGTGGGATCCCCAGCCCGACCATCGCGAGGGCGATTGGATCGCCCATTCGCCTGAGATGATGATTCGCAGCATCGTATCGGAAGCCATACAGCATCTGAAGGATCGCTTCGGGCTCCTCGAACCCCACAGCCGCACGGCGCGAGCCTCCGCGCAGGCGACGGGCGACCCTGCCGGCGACCCGGACGCCGCACCCCTCTCCGATCTTCCCTGACGCTCCATGTCCTTCCTTTCCCATTGCCAGGCGCGCCTCCGCCAGATGCGGCCGGCGATCCAGACATACGGGCGCGTGCAGTCCGTGATAGGCCTCCTCATCGAAGCCAGCTCCGTCCAGGCCGCCGTCGGCGAGGTCTGTTACATCTACGAAAGCGATCATCCACGGAGCCGGCGCATCAAGGCCGAGGTCGTGGGCGTCCGCGGCGAAACCAGCATCCTGATGCCGCTCGAGGTGACGATCGGGCTTCGTGCCGGCTGCCTCGTCCAACGCTCGGCCATTCCACTGACGATCCAGGTTGGTGAAGCCCTGCTAGGGCGTGTGATCGATGCCAACGGGCACCCGATCGACAACAAAGGCCCCCTCCTCCTCGACGACGCACAGCAGGTCCACCGCGAACCGCCCTCCCCCATGGAGCGTCGGATGATCGACACCGCGCTGCCGACCGGCGTACGCGCCATCGACGCCATGCTGACGCTCGGGCGCGGCCAGCGAATCGGCATCTTCTCAGGATCCGGCGTCGGCAAGAGTACACTGTTGGGGATGATCGCGCGTAATGCCCGGGCCGACGTCAACGTGATCGGGCTGATCGGGGAACGCGGCCGCGAGGTGCAGGAATTCATCGTCGACAACCTCGGTGAAGAAGGCCTGGCGCGATCCGTCGTCGTCGCCGTCACGGGGGACCAGGCCGCCATGCACCGCGTCAAGGGCGCCAGTGTGACGCTGGCCATCGCGGAGTTTTTCCGAGACCTGGGCAAGGACGTGTTGCTCATGATGGACTCCGTCACGCGTGTCGCGATGGCGCAACGGGAGATCGGCCTCGCTGTCGGCGAGCCGCCGACGACGCGCGGCTACACGCCCAGCGTATTTGCCATGCTCCCCCGGCTCCTCGAGCGCGCGGGCCCCGGTACCCGCGGCACCATAACGGGCATCTTTACGGTGCTGGTGGATAGCGACGACATGAACGACCCGATCAGCGACGCCGTCCGCGGCATCCTGGATGGCCACATCGTGCTCAGCCGGCGCATCGCCGAATCCGGCCACTACCCGGCCATCGATGTGCTCCAGAGCGTGAGCCGGCTCATGCCGCGAGTGACGGCCCGTGAAGATCAGGCGGTAGCCACGCGCGCGCGCCAGCTGCTCGCCGCGTACCAGTCAATCGAAGACCTGCTGCGTATCGGCGCCTACGAAAAAGGCTCCGACCCGACGACGGACCGCGCCATCGCCGCCCACGGCCCACTCAAGCGCTTCCTGCAACAAAGTATGCACGAAGCCGCCTCCACCCGCCCGATCGAAGCCCTGCGGCAGGCCCTCCAGGAAGGCGCAAACGGGTGATACCAGTGAGGCCACGAGATTTCATGTCCCTACTCTGCGCTTCGCCTGTAGCGTCAATTTTTCCTGCCCCCTCGCCAATCACGATTCGCATTACTCGCTAATCAATTGGCCGGCCATTTGCACAAATCATTATTAACCGGCAGGACGCCGCTTTCCAGGCGTTTCGGTCCTTATGTACGGAAAGAAATTTCGCTTCTCCCTGTCGAGTGTGCTGCGTGTGCGGTCACATGAAACGGACCAGGCCCAAAAGGCCCTCGCGGCGGCGCTGAAAAAGCGGATGGCGCAAGAAAAAAAGGTAGCGGAAGCCGCAAGCGATATCGACCGCCTCCAACAGGGGTCTGTCTCACTCCAAACGGCCGTGACGGCGGCCTGGTTGAGGCAGGCGGACGGTCTGCGACTCGATGCGCAGCGGCGCCTCGGCCTCGAGGAGAAGCGCCTCAAACATTGCCTTCGCGAAGAACAACAGGCGCGTCGCGACCTCGTAACGCGCCGCAGCGCGGAACAGGCGCTCGAAACCCTGCGAGACATCGAAAAACAACGGTTTCAACAAGCCGAGCAGTACGCCGACAACAAACGCCTGGAAGAGCAGGCCCTTGATGTATTTCGGCGAAAAAACGTAGCTGATAAGTCATGAAGATTTTAATTGCAGTCGTAGCAAGCCTCGCCTTTTTTGCGCTCGGGCTCATTGGTACCTACATGGCCATGCCGGCCCTGGCGCCCAAGATCGTCGAGGAAAGCACGGCGCGTCTCGACAGCCTGGACCGCATCGATCGCCACGAAAGCCTCGACCTGGTCCATAATCCTCCCGATCCGATGCCCATGCCTGTCGCCCTGAGGGACTCGCTCGGCAACGTCCTTGTGGACTCACTCGGCAATTTACTGCTGGACTCAACGGCCTTCGCGTTTCCAGCGTCTATGGATCCATCGCTCGACACAGTGATCGCTGCACTGCGCGATTCTCTTCAGGATATCCATTTCCGACTGTCCATCGAGCAGGAGACCCAGAAGCTGCTCCAACAGCGGATCGGCGAGATGGAAGCCCGGTGGGAAGTGCTACAACAGCGATTTGATGAGGCGCGGCAGATGAGCGGTACCCTGGTGAAGCTGGAGGATGGCGAACTCGGCGCCCTGCTCGGCAAACTGGACATGGGCGTCATCGAAGCCATATACCTGGAGGCGTCAGCCCGAAATCGAACGCGCCTCCTCCAGATGTTGCCGGCCGAGAAAGCCTCGATCCTCGTCAACAAACTGGCCTCTCCCCAGCCGACTCTTGCAGAGCAAACCTCTCAGGCGACGACGCCGGTCAATTAGCCGACCTCCCCTTCCCGTCCCTTATACGCCATGGATTCCTTATTACCCCTCCAGCCCTTCGACGAGGCGCACGCTTCCAGCCAGGCGGAGCCCCAAAAAGAGGCCCCGGCTGGTGGCTTCGATGCCCTGTTCGGCCAGGCGGTCCAGGCCTTGCCTCCGATCCCGGCCGATACGAGTTCGAAACGAGCGGCCGAAGTCGCCGCTCGGGAATCCGTCATGCCCTCCTCAAAACAGGCGACACCCGAGACGAAACGTTCGAGCGGCCAGAATCCTGAAAGCCTCCTCGAGGCGCTTCGCACGACGCGCGAGCCGGCGGGTCCGTCACCCGACAAAACTGCCGCGCGCGCCGGGGCGCCTTTGACTCCAACGGAGAGCACGTTGAGGGAGGCTCGCGCCGTGTTGCGTGAAGCTGCCGGATGGCGTGAAACCAGAGGGTTACGCGAAGGCGATCGCATCATCCCGGGCATCACGATTCGAGTGGCCCATGAACAAGCTGCTACGGCCCCCTCAACAGGCGATGTGGCCACTCCGAACGATAACGCGATGCTCAGGCAGCTAGCAGCGCTGCGGACTACGATGCCCATGGCGCAGGCACTCTCGCGCATGACCGAGGCCATGGTCCACGGCCCGGTCCACCCCGATGCAACAACGACTGCCGACGGAACGACCAAACGCGTTCCCGACGGTCAATCCGAGAAAAGGGCGCTGGCACGTGGCCGGCCCGAGACGCAGGCTCTGCGGCCACAATCCGGGATGGATAAAGCGCCCGCGCCCCTGGTGACGGACCCTTCCGTATCTGTTAAGCCCCGGGTCTCGCGCGTGGAAGACGACCGGCGCGCGCCGTACGTCGAACACGCCCAGCCGCCGGTGCCGCACACCGCGCCGAAGGAAACGCCAGCGGACGCGTCCAGGGCAACGATGGCTGCCGAACGCCCGGATGCGCGGGGCGAAAAACAAGCTGAGCGACCGGCGGGATCCACGCTGTCCTCTTCACGCGGCAGCGACTTGCAGGCCCCTATGGGCACTGAAAAAGCGGCTCGCTCGGGTGGCGCCAGGGCCACGCAAGTGCCCGAGTGGGTGCAGGCATTGCTGGACCGCACGCCAGAGCCCGCGGCAGCCGGCGGCTGGAAAACCCTCGAAATGCAACTCGATCAGGGCGACGGCACCGTCACCATCAACGTGTTGCGCAACCCGGAGAAAGTCGTCGTCAGCGTCGAGTTTTCGGACCCGGCGATGCGGGCCCAGAGTGAAGCACAGACGGCCCAGATCGTCGATGCGCTCCAGATGCACTATCAAGCCGATGTAGATTTTTCGTTCACCCAGTCGGGTAGCGGATCGGTCTTCGATCAGACGCCGGCGCGAGCGCGGGCCGGGCGACACGACAGCGAGCGCGGCGCGACAGCCGGCCCCGAGGCGAAAACACCCGAACCGGCCAGGGCCGGCATCGACGGCCAGTACGTGTGGGTAGGCTGACGACTTTTCATCACAGACACATCATCCCCATGTTAATCCCAGAATTGAGTAACTCGCTCGATCCGCGGTCGGCCGCTTCGCCGGTCAGCAACGACACGCTGGACCGGGACGACTTCCTGTTGCTCCTTGTGACCCAGCTAAGCAACCAGGACCCGCTGAACCCGATGGACGGGCAACAGTTCGCGGCCCAGCTGGCGCAGTTCTCCTCGCTCGAACAGCTGATCAACATCAACGACGGCATGGCGACTAACGCCCAGCTGAACGGGTTGCTGGCCCAGAGCATCAACTCGGGTGTCGCCGCCGGCCTGATCGGCAAGGAGGTCGAAGCCGTCGGCGATACCTTCACCTTCAACGGAGAGGAGAGCCAGACGATGCACTACGAGTTGGAACATGCGGCGGCGGCCGTTTCAATCGATGTGTTCGACGAAGCGGGCCGGAAGGTGCGGACGATCGACGCCGGCCCTCAAGGCAAGGGCGAACGTAGCGGCGCCTGGGACGGCAAGGACGAGGCCGGCGAGACGGTGCCCGCCGGGAAATACACGTTCAAAGTCAACGCCACCGATAGTACTGGCGCCAGCATTACGGCCACACAGCTCATGCGCGGCACCGTGGACCGCGTCAGCTTCAGCCAGGGCGGCATTCTGCTCTGGATCGGCGACGAGTCCATCGTGATGGGCAACGTACGATCCGTGATCGGCTGACGGCAATAATACGTTTAAGGTTTAAGGTTTAAGGTTTAAGGTTTAAACGTATAACACCAACTCACACGTTGCACGTTTCACTTTTCACTTTGCCTTTTGCCTTTTCCCTTTTGCACTTCTTCTAACTCGCACCTCACCCATTAAAACACCATACACATGATACGTTCATTAACCAGCGGAGTCTCCGGACTTGTGAATCACCAGACACGCATGGATGTCGTTGGTAACAACATTGCGAACGTCAACACCATTGCGTTCAAGCGGAGCCGCACCGCATTTAATGAGATGCTTGCCCAAGAGGTATCCAGCAATTCGTTTAACGCCTCGTACGTCGGGCTCGGAATAGGACTCAACGCGATTGACGTGAGCTGGACTCAGGGCGCACTCGAGACGACGAACAATCCGACCGATCTCGCTATCAGCGGCGACGGCTTCTTTATCGTCCGCGACGGGCCGCGCGAGCTGCTGACGCGTTCCGGCAACTTCACCTTTAACCGCGCCGGCGAACTGATCACCCCCAGCGGCCTCAAAGTACAGGGCTTCGCGATCGACAAGACCACCGGCCTCCCCGACATGACCCAGTTGAGCGACGTCTCCATCGACCTGGCGGCCGGATCGCCGCCGCGCTTCACATCCGAGGTGTCCGTCGCCGGCAACCTGGACGCCGCGATGTCCGACAACGGTGGCGTCGCCCCGGAAACGTACGAAATGTCTACCATCGTCTTCGACGAGCAGGGCAACAAGTACCCGATGGTCTTCTCCTTCGAGAAGATAAGCGCGGACGGCGCGGACCCCGACCAGTTCCAGGTCACCGTCACCGGCGACCCAGCGGCGGCGCCGTTTGGCGGTGCATCGACCGTTTTCACGGTCGAGTTCGGCACAGACGGCCTGCTCCAATCGGTTGATGGCGTCGCCACGACCGACCCGGCCTTCGCCCTCCCGACGATTGGCTGGGACCCAGCCTTTGTAAACATCACAGGCGCGGACGCGATCGAGATCGACCTCTCGGGCATAACTCATTTCCGTGAGACCAGTTCGGTGGTCGTGACCGATCAGAACGGCACGTCCTCCGGCAAGTTGGTGGGCTTCGGGTTCAACCTCGATGGTATACTCGAGCTCAACTTCGACAATGGCCATCAGGTGGAGGTGTTCCAGCTTGCGATGGGCAACGCCAACAACATCAGGGGCCTCGAGACCCTGGGCAATAACCTGTATAGCGCCACCGAGAACTCCGGCATTATCAAACGCGGCCGTGCCGGCGTCGAAATGAGCGCGGACATTGTGTCCGGGGCGCTTGAGATGAGCAACGTGGACCTCACGAACGAATTCGCCGAGATGATCAAAACGCAGCGCGGCTTCCAGGCGGCGGCGCGTGTGATCCGGACGGCGGACGAACTGCTGACGGAAATCGTGAACTTGAAGCGGTAGACCGGGCGTTCGCGCCAGGCCGGCCCCGCATCTCCAGGGATGCGGGGCTTTTTTTATGGCCGGCGGAATCTCATCTGACGCATTAAGCGGTCCACGACCCCCGACGATACCCCCGGTTATCATGCCCCCGACCCCCGGACAACCGGACGACGCCTACCAGGTACTCCTATGAGCCCGCATCCCGACGACCATTCCAACCTCCTTCAGATCGTCAGCTTCGTCATCGGAGAAGAAGAGTTTGGCGTAGATATCCTCAACGTACAGGAGATCATCCGCCCTGTCGAGATCACGCGGGTGCCCAATACGGCCGACTTCGTCGTCGGGGTGATCAACCTCCGGGGCAAGATCGTCCCCGTCGTCGACCTGCGAAAACGGTTCGGGATGCCGCGGCGCGAACGCGACAAGAATACCCGCATCGTCGTCATCGAAATCCAGGACCAGGTGGTCGGCTTCATGATCGACATGGTCCGACAAGTCATCCGCCTGGACCGTGGCACCATCGAGCCGCCCCCCGAACTCGCCACGGGCAAAGGCGCCCAGTACATCCGCGGCGTGGCGCGCCTGGACGATCGTCTCCTCACCCTTATCGACCTCGAAGTACTGCTGCGCGACGACACGCAGGCCGTGCTAGATTCCGTCCCGCAACGCGCCGCCGCCTGAGATTCCTCATGTCTACACTCGACCACTTGGCCCTCACGCTGACCGACGAGTTGTTTGAGCAATTCCGGCAATTGATCTACTCGAAGACGGGGATCTATTTTCAGGACAACAAACGCTACCTGCTCGAAACACGCCTCGGCAAGCGCCTGCTCGAACTCGGTTATCCGGATTTCAAGACCTATTTCGATCTCTTGAGCCGGCGCAACAACCCGCAAGAAATCCCGACGTGCGTGAACATCCTCACGATCAACGAGACGTTTTTCTTCCGTGCCATCCGCCAGTTCGAGATCCTCGAAACGGAGATCCTCCCCAAAATCGTCGCCTCGCGGCTCAAGCAAACCAAAAATGTGGTGCGCCTCTGGAGCGCAGCCTGTTCGAGCGGAGAGGAGGCCTACACGCTGGCCATGATTCTCAACGAGCGCTTCAAGACGCGTTTCCCACAGGTGCGTTTCGACATCGTCGGCACGGACATCAACACGGAGGTGCTGGCCCGCGCCGAAGAAGGAGTGTACAGCGCGTATGCCATCCGAAACGTCCCGCCGGCGTATCTGGCCAACTATTTCAAGAAGGAAAACGACCTGTACCACCTCTCGCCGGAGATCAAAAAGATGGTGCGTTTTCGCCGGCTGAACCTGTTCGACCGGGCCGAGATGCTCGGCATGTCCGGCATCGATATCGCCTTCTGCGCCAACGTGCTCATCTACTTCGACCGCCAGTCCAAAAGCCAGGCCGTCACCTCCATATATAACAGCATAAACCCGGAAGGGTGCTTCTTCCTCGGCTACTCGGAAAATCTGTACGGGATCGAGCATGGCTTCGTCCCGCTCCGCATGGACGGCATCATGATTTACCGACGGGAACGCTGACGCGCCGGCCGGCGCGGC
Proteins encoded in this region:
- a CDS encoding CheR family methyltransferase, with protein sequence MSTLDHLALTLTDELFEQFRQLIYSKTGIYFQDNKRYLLETRLGKRLLELGYPDFKTYFDLLSRRNNPQEIPTCVNILTINETFFFRAIRQFEILETEILPKIVASRLKQTKNVVRLWSAACSSGEEAYTLAMILNERFKTRFPQVRFDIVGTDINTEVLARAEEGVYSAYAIRNVPPAYLANYFKKENDLYHLSPEIKKMVRFRRLNLFDRAEMLGMSGIDIAFCANVLIYFDRQSKSQAVTSIYNSINPEGCFFLGYSENLYGIEHGFVPLRMDGIMIYRRER
- a CDS encoding FliI/YscN family ATPase produces the protein MSFLSHCQARLRQMRPAIQTYGRVQSVIGLLIEASSVQAAVGEVCYIYESDHPRSRRIKAEVVGVRGETSILMPLEVTIGLRAGCLVQRSAIPLTIQVGEALLGRVIDANGHPIDNKGPLLLDDAQQVHREPPSPMERRMIDTALPTGVRAIDAMLTLGRGQRIGIFSGSGVGKSTLLGMIARNARADVNVIGLIGERGREVQEFIVDNLGEEGLARSVVVAVTGDQAAMHRVKGASVTLAIAEFFRDLGKDVLLMMDSVTRVAMAQREIGLAVGEPPTTRGYTPSVFAMLPRLLERAGPGTRGTITGIFTVLVDSDDMNDPISDAVRGILDGHIVLSRRIAESGHYPAIDVLQSVSRLMPRVTAREDQAVATRARQLLAAYQSIEDLLRIGAYEKGSDPTTDRAIAAHGPLKRFLQQSMHEAASTRPIEALRQALQEGANG
- a CDS encoding chemotaxis protein CheW, which produces MSPHPDDHSNLLQIVSFVIGEEEFGVDILNVQEIIRPVEITRVPNTADFVVGVINLRGKIVPVVDLRKRFGMPRRERDKNTRIVVIEIQDQVVGFMIDMVRQVIRLDRGTIEPPPELATGKGAQYIRGVARLDDRLLTLIDLEVLLRDDTQAVLDSVPQRAAA
- a CDS encoding flagellar hook protein FlgE, coding for MIRSLTSGVSGLVNHQTRMDVVGNNIANVNTIAFKRSRTAFNEMLAQEVSSNSFNASYVGLGIGLNAIDVSWTQGALETTNNPTDLAISGDGFFIVRDGPRELLTRSGNFTFNRAGELITPSGLKVQGFAIDKTTGLPDMTQLSDVSIDLAAGSPPRFTSEVSVAGNLDAAMSDNGGVAPETYEMSTIVFDEQGNKYPMVFSFEKISADGADPDQFQVTVTGDPAAAPFGGASTVFTVEFGTDGLLQSVDGVATTDPAFALPTIGWDPAFVNITGADAIEIDLSGITHFRETSSVVVTDQNGTSSGKLVGFGFNLDGILELNFDNGHQVEVFQLAMGNANNIRGLETLGNNLYSATENSGIIKRGRAGVEMSADIVSGALEMSNVDLTNEFAEMIKTQRGFQAAARVIRTADELLTEIVNLKR
- a CDS encoding flagellar hook capping FlgD N-terminal domain-containing protein, coding for MLIPELSNSLDPRSAASPVSNDTLDRDDFLLLLVTQLSNQDPLNPMDGQQFAAQLAQFSSLEQLININDGMATNAQLNGLLAQSINSGVAAGLIGKEVEAVGDTFTFNGEESQTMHYELEHAAAAVSIDVFDEAGRKVRTIDAGPQGKGERSGAWDGKDEAGETVPAGKYTFKVNATDSTGASITATQLMRGTVDRVSFSQGGILLWIGDESIVMGNVRSVIG